DNA sequence from the Amycolatopsis sp. Hca4 genome:
GACGAGCGGGTGCGAGGCGGCCGACTTCGCCGGGTTCGTCCCGGGGAAGATCGCGCTGATCCAGCGCGGCAGCTGCGCCTTCGCCGTCAAGGCGGCCAACGCGCAGGCCGCCGGCGCGAGCGGCGTGATCATCTTCAACGAGGGCCAGCCGGGGCGCACCGACGCCTTCGGCGGCACGCTGGGCGCGCCGGGCATCACCATCCCGGTGGTCGCCACCAGCTTCGACATCGGCGTCAGCCTGCAGGGGGCGACGGTCCACCTGGCGACGAGCACGGTCAGCCAGATCCGGCAGACCCGCAACGTGCTCGCCGAGCTGCCCGGAGCGCGCACCAACGGGAACGTCGTGATGGTGGGGGCGCACCTGGACTCGGTGCTCGCCGGCCCGGGAATCAACGACAACGGCAGCGGCAGCGCGGCCATCCTCGAGGTGGCCAGGGTGTTCGCCAAGGCGAAGCCCACCAACACGGTGCGGTTCGCCTGGTGGGGCGCGGAGGAGCTGAACCTGCTCGGTTCGGCGCACTACGTGCAGAGCCTGAGCCAGGCGGAGCTGAACCGGATCGGGCTGTACCTGAACTTCGACATGGTGGCCTCGCCGAACTTCGCGAGGTTCGTGTACGACGGCGACGGTTCGGCGGGCCTCAGCAACCCGGGGCCGGCCGGTTCGGGCCCGATCGAGAGCGTGTTCCTGAGGTACTTCGCCGACCGGGGCCTGCCGACGGAACCGACGGCCTTCGACGGCCGAAGCGACTACGGCCCCTTCATCGCGGCCGGAATACCGGCGGGCGGACTGTTCACCGGAGCCGAGGGAGTGAAGACGCCGGCCCAGGCGGCCAGTTACGGCGGCACGGCGGGCGTCGCCTACGACAGCTGCTACCACCAGGCGTGTGACACGTT
Encoded proteins:
- a CDS encoding M28 family metallopeptidase produces the protein MSPGPHPRKRPRALAAAVAGLLVLPAVAAVGGPASAAPSGCSTRTNNTVQLVLECVTVGGVRAHQQALQGAADANGGTRASGTPGFTASAAYVEGQARAAGLKVTTQDFDFPFFQLDSETMEQVAPLFRLFAPGTDFSTMTYSGSGNVTAATQAVDLVVPPAPVPSSTSGCEAADFAGFVPGKIALIQRGSCAFAVKAANAQAAGASGVIIFNEGQPGRTDAFGGTLGAPGITIPVVATSFDIGVSLQGATVHLATSTVSQIRQTRNVLAELPGARTNGNVVMVGAHLDSVLAGPGINDNGSGSAAILEVARVFAKAKPTNTVRFAWWGAEELNLLGSAHYVQSLSQAELNRIGLYLNFDMVASPNFARFVYDGDGSAGLSNPGPAGSGPIESVFLRYFADRGLPTEPTAFDGRSDYGPFIAAGIPAGGLFTGAEGVKTPAQAASYGGTAGVAYDSCYHQACDTFANNNLVALDQNADAIAYATVTLAYSTEVVNGVPGRTPPGAGRNPTAGQSGDVAK